A stretch of Microbulbifer sp. SAOS-129_SWC DNA encodes these proteins:
- a CDS encoding helix-turn-helix transcriptional regulator translates to MLTTVDILDVMKERLGSDYKTAKLLDIHPNRITHLRNKGGTLTDANAIKIAAFLGVPVESIILNMVAERSRNSPAFDVLERIAEQHTPKTWAAAS, encoded by the coding sequence ATGCTGACAACCGTCGACATTTTGGACGTAATGAAAGAGCGTCTTGGCAGCGACTACAAAACTGCGAAACTACTGGATATACATCCAAACCGCATTACGCACCTTCGCAACAAAGGTGGAACGCTCACTGATGCGAACGCGATAAAAATAGCTGCTTTTCTAGGGGTTCCAGTGGAATCTATTATCTTAAATATGGTGGCGGAGCGTTCCAGGAACAGCCCCGCATTCGATGTTTTGGAAAGGATCGCGGAGCAGCACACCCCAAAGACCTGGGCCGCCGCTAGCTAG
- a CDS encoding zinc ribbon domain-containing protein has translation MANSEFIGLVTCPHCGNENATVHEQQTGTKRGRRYYRCYTEINGNKMRCGTSQIIGPDGQAWLAANMRPVPGAEPAPAAPVPAEDQRGFVAEQQAEEGDPIGQPRPADPLRDGPPISVEPRETRPIGQTGKKSWLDALFAEDDDEA, from the coding sequence ATGGCGAATAGCGAATTCATTGGCCTGGTGACCTGCCCGCACTGCGGCAACGAAAACGCGACGGTGCACGAGCAGCAGACGGGCACCAAACGCGGCCGGCGTTACTACCGCTGTTACACCGAGATCAACGGCAACAAAATGCGCTGCGGCACCAGTCAGATCATCGGCCCGGACGGGCAGGCATGGCTCGCGGCCAATATGCGCCCGGTGCCCGGTGCCGAACCGGCGCCGGCCGCGCCGGTACCGGCGGAGGATCAGCGCGGTTTTGTGGCCGAGCAGCAGGCGGAGGAGGGCGACCCTATAGGCCAACCCCGGCCGGCTGATCCACTGCGCGACGGCCCGCCGATATCGGTAGAGCCGCGCGAAACTCGGCCTATAGGCCAAACCGGTAAAAAATCCTGGCTTGATGCACTATTCGCGGAGGACGACGATGAAGCCTGA
- a CDS encoding carboxymuconolactone decarboxylase family protein codes for MSRLHTTTIDQATGQTAELFTAIKSSVGKVPNAYATIGSHSPPILKQALEHNAALKQGALSDRELEAINLVVSEATGCDYCLAAHTLMAKMAGYSVEQTRQLRSGLYEDDVAIDALVRFAREVVTTTGTLPEASLEAIQAAGYTDRQVIEAISAISAILFTNMVNRVNDTTVDFPKIA; via the coding sequence ATGAGCCGTCTGCATACTACCACTATCGATCAAGCCACGGGCCAAACTGCCGAGCTGTTTACTGCCATCAAATCAAGCGTTGGCAAGGTGCCCAACGCCTACGCGACGATCGGCAGTCACTCGCCGCCGATCCTGAAGCAGGCCCTGGAACACAATGCCGCGCTCAAGCAGGGTGCGCTGAGCGACCGCGAACTGGAGGCGATCAACTTGGTCGTGAGTGAGGCTACCGGTTGTGACTACTGCCTGGCCGCGCACACGCTGATGGCCAAAATGGCTGGTTACAGTGTCGAACAAACTCGACAGTTGCGCAGCGGACTTTATGAGGACGACGTGGCAATTGACGCTTTGGTGCGCTTTGCCCGGGAGGTGGTCACCACCACTGGCACGCTTCCTGAGGCGAGCCTGGAAGCCATCCAGGCCGCGGGCTACACGGACCGCCAGGTGATTGAAGCTATCAGTGCAATCAGCGCGATTCTCTTTACTAACATGGTAAATCGCGTCAATGACACGACTGTAGACTTTCCCAAGATAGCCTGA
- the cydB gene encoding cytochrome d ubiquinol oxidase subunit II, with protein MSNIDLGTAWAAILCFAVFAYVVMDGFDLGIGILFPGLSPGTERDQAINSIAPVWDGNETWLVLGGGGLFAVFPLAYSIILPATYPLIIAMLLGLIFRGVAFEFRWRDPRHRPLWDLVFTLGSTVAAVSQGITLGAILQGIDVANNAYAGGWLDWLSPFSLLTGIAVAVGYSLLGATWLIMKTEGSGQRHARRMALRLGFGTVIALALVSAATPFLNNVYWRRWFDMPQVLLTAQVPLLVTICTLVFFWSLKRGGEKLPFLMALALFLLGFIGLGISMYPYLVPRSITIWDAAAPHDSQLFLLVGSVFIIPLILAYTAWSYWVFRGKVGTEGYH; from the coding sequence ATGAGTAATATCGATCTCGGCACGGCCTGGGCTGCCATTCTGTGTTTCGCGGTATTTGCCTATGTGGTGATGGATGGATTCGACCTGGGTATCGGCATTCTGTTTCCCGGTTTGAGTCCGGGCACTGAAAGGGATCAGGCGATTAACTCTATCGCCCCGGTCTGGGATGGAAATGAAACCTGGCTGGTGCTGGGTGGCGGCGGCCTGTTTGCGGTCTTTCCGCTGGCCTACTCGATTATCCTGCCTGCCACCTATCCGCTGATAATCGCCATGCTATTGGGGCTTATCTTCCGCGGGGTGGCCTTTGAGTTTCGCTGGCGTGATCCCCGGCACCGGCCCCTGTGGGATCTGGTGTTCACCCTGGGGTCTACGGTTGCCGCGGTCTCCCAGGGGATAACGCTGGGGGCGATCCTCCAGGGCATCGACGTTGCAAACAATGCCTATGCGGGCGGGTGGCTCGATTGGCTGAGCCCGTTCAGCCTGCTCACCGGCATCGCCGTAGCGGTAGGATACAGCCTGCTGGGGGCAACCTGGCTCATCATGAAAACCGAGGGCAGCGGCCAGCGCCATGCGCGCCGGATGGCGCTGCGACTGGGCTTCGGAACAGTCATTGCGCTCGCACTGGTGAGTGCTGCCACGCCGTTCCTGAACAACGTCTATTGGCGACGCTGGTTCGATATGCCGCAGGTACTGTTGACGGCACAGGTACCGCTGCTGGTCACGATCTGTACGCTGGTCTTTTTCTGGAGCCTAAAAAGGGGGGGTGAAAAGCTTCCGTTCCTGATGGCGCTGGCGCTGTTTCTACTCGGCTTCATCGGTCTCGGAATCAGTATGTATCCATATCTGGTCCCGCGTTCGATCACCATCTGGGACGCCGCGGCGCCGCATGACAGCCAGCTGTTCCTGCTGGTCGGGTCTGTCTTCATCATTCCGCTCATCTTGGCTTACACGGCCTGGTCTTACTGGGTGTTTCGCGGAAAAGTCGGTACCGAGGGCTATCACTGA
- a CDS encoding DUF2474 family protein has product MKDAPVFCKQLAWMVVIWALSVASLGVVAGLLRWWLLG; this is encoded by the coding sequence ATGAAGGATGCGCCGGTATTTTGCAAGCAACTGGCATGGATGGTAGTTATCTGGGCGCTGAGCGTTGCATCACTTGGTGTCGTGGCGGGGTTGTTGCGCTGGTGGCTGCTGGGTTGA
- a CDS encoding cytochrome ubiquinol oxidase subunit I, with protein sequence MTLLDQLDPVLLARAQFAFTVSFHFIFPAFSIGLASYLMVLEALWLKTGRGVYANLYRYWLKIFAVVFGMGVVSGVVLSYQFGTNWSVFSTKAGPVIGPLMGYEVITAFFLEAGFLGVMLFGISKVGRRLHFFATCMVALGTFISAFWILSVNSWMQTPAGYAINDSGQFIPAGSWWDIIFNPSFPFRLVHTVTAAYLTTAFAVGGVGAWHLLKDSNNIGARKMFSMAMWMAAIVTPIQIVAGDAHGLNTLEHQPIKVLAMEGDYQPSPNGAHLALFGIPDDDEARVRYEVAIPHLGSLVLKHDPYAPLPGLVDFPRDQWPPVKIVFWSFRIMVALGLAMLGLGLWSLIARRRRRLFDSRWLHRAAVVMGPSGFVAVLAGWVTTEVGRQPFTVYGLLRTVESNSPIDGPAVAASLIAFVIVYFFAFGAGVYYLFHLMAVPPHRGETEPDNVPTRAAGIMPGQTLNAPSLRGGEPHE encoded by the coding sequence GTGACATTGCTCGACCAACTAGACCCGGTACTATTGGCGCGTGCGCAATTTGCCTTCACGGTCTCCTTCCACTTCATTTTTCCCGCGTTCTCGATTGGATTGGCGAGCTACCTGATGGTGCTCGAGGCGCTGTGGCTGAAGACGGGGCGGGGCGTCTATGCCAACCTGTACCGCTATTGGCTCAAGATCTTTGCGGTCGTGTTCGGAATGGGGGTCGTTTCCGGCGTCGTTTTATCCTATCAATTTGGCACAAACTGGTCGGTATTTTCGACCAAAGCCGGCCCGGTTATCGGCCCACTGATGGGCTATGAGGTGATCACGGCGTTCTTTCTGGAGGCGGGCTTTCTTGGCGTCATGCTGTTCGGTATCAGCAAGGTCGGGCGGCGCCTGCATTTCTTTGCGACCTGTATGGTTGCGCTCGGCACCTTTATTTCGGCCTTTTGGATTCTGTCAGTGAATTCATGGATGCAGACGCCGGCCGGGTATGCCATCAACGATAGCGGCCAGTTCATTCCCGCGGGCTCATGGTGGGATATCATTTTCAACCCGAGTTTTCCTTTCCGGCTGGTGCACACGGTAACGGCGGCCTACTTGACGACCGCATTCGCCGTGGGTGGGGTCGGTGCATGGCATCTCCTCAAGGACAGCAACAATATCGGCGCCCGGAAAATGTTTTCCATGGCGATGTGGATGGCGGCGATAGTGACGCCTATCCAGATTGTCGCCGGCGATGCCCATGGACTTAATACACTCGAGCACCAGCCGATTAAAGTGCTTGCCATGGAGGGAGACTACCAACCGAGTCCGAATGGTGCGCACCTTGCTCTGTTCGGCATCCCGGATGATGACGAGGCACGCGTGCGCTACGAGGTTGCCATCCCGCACCTGGGGTCGCTCGTGTTGAAGCATGACCCGTATGCACCTCTACCCGGGTTGGTTGATTTTCCCCGCGACCAGTGGCCTCCCGTGAAGATTGTGTTCTGGTCGTTCCGTATCATGGTGGCACTTGGCCTGGCAATGCTGGGGCTAGGGCTGTGGAGCCTGATCGCGAGAAGGCGCAGGAGGCTCTTCGACTCGCGCTGGTTACACCGAGCTGCCGTAGTGATGGGGCCATCAGGCTTTGTCGCGGTCCTCGCGGGCTGGGTGACCACGGAGGTTGGCCGTCAGCCATTCACGGTTTACGGTTTGCTGCGCACCGTCGAATCCAACTCGCCGATTGATGGGCCCGCGGTAGCCGCGTCACTGATCGCCTTTGTGATCGTCTATTTTTTCGCGTTTGGTGCCGGCGTTTATTACCTGTTTCATTTGATGGCGGTACCGCCGCACCGGGGTGAGACCGAGCCGGACAACGTGCCAACACGCGCTGCTGGTATTATGCCCGGACAGACGCTGAACGCTCCCTCGTTAAGGGGAGGGGAGCCTCATGAGTAA
- a CDS encoding tyrosine-type recombinase/integrase, with translation MAIPRPVPLYPTYRELKDLRFGDYPEIKALLESGESWWLSHWHWGQEFLRYTGRNKSEHTFARFRNETERFLLWVFLIKGTPMERLRKADILEYADFCWQPPESWICLANTDKFVLNNGRHVQNKAWAPFRLKLPKKSTVESTADKQSDKKPDKKKYRPSQQTLTATFTGIIAFYKYLMNEEYLYGNPAQIAKADCRHFIRDAQVKEIRRLTESQWRNVFNTALQMADEDPIYERSLFVICALKTLFLRISELSERPNWTPVMSHFWQDSDGNWWLKVFGKGRKLRDTTVPDSFIGYLKRYRAYRGLSPLPSTGENEPLVEKVRGRGGMTSRQLTRIVQQVFDRAYDEMRLVEGEDKARKLKEASTHWLRHTGASMEVERGRALKDLSEDLGHSSMATTDSVYVQTENRVRARSGKGRSVN, from the coding sequence ATGGCTATCCCCAGACCCGTGCCGCTGTACCCGACCTATCGCGAACTCAAGGATCTGCGCTTTGGCGACTATCCGGAGATCAAGGCGCTGCTCGAGTCCGGTGAATCCTGGTGGCTGTCGCACTGGCATTGGGGCCAGGAGTTTTTGCGCTACACCGGCCGCAACAAGTCTGAGCACACCTTTGCGCGCTTTCGCAATGAAACCGAGCGTTTCCTGTTGTGGGTGTTCCTGATCAAAGGTACTCCCATGGAGCGCCTGCGCAAGGCGGATATCCTCGAGTATGCCGATTTCTGCTGGCAGCCACCGGAATCCTGGATTTGCCTTGCCAATACCGACAAGTTCGTGCTCAACAATGGCCGCCATGTCCAGAACAAGGCCTGGGCGCCGTTCAGGCTGAAGCTCCCCAAAAAGAGCACTGTCGAGTCCACTGCGGACAAGCAGTCGGATAAGAAGCCGGACAAGAAAAAGTACCGCCCTTCACAACAGACCCTGACGGCCACTTTTACCGGAATTATCGCCTTCTATAAATATCTGATGAATGAGGAGTACCTGTACGGCAATCCTGCGCAGATTGCCAAGGCAGATTGCCGTCATTTCATCAGAGATGCCCAGGTCAAGGAAATCCGCCGACTGACGGAATCCCAATGGCGGAACGTGTTCAACACCGCGCTGCAGATGGCCGATGAGGATCCGATCTACGAGCGCAGCCTGTTTGTGATCTGCGCGCTGAAGACGCTGTTTCTGCGAATTTCCGAGCTGTCCGAGCGCCCGAATTGGACACCGGTCATGAGTCATTTCTGGCAGGATTCAGATGGCAACTGGTGGCTCAAGGTGTTCGGCAAGGGGCGTAAACTGCGTGATACCACAGTGCCGGACAGCTTTATCGGCTATCTCAAGCGCTATCGCGCCTACCGCGGCCTCAGCCCGCTGCCGTCGACAGGAGAAAATGAGCCGCTGGTGGAGAAAGTTCGCGGCCGCGGCGGTATGACATCGCGCCAACTTACCCGCATCGTCCAGCAGGTCTTTGATCGAGCCTATGACGAGATGCGCCTGGTTGAGGGCGAAGATAAGGCGCGTAAACTCAAAGAGGCTTCCACCCACTGGCTGCGCCACACCGGCGCCAGCATGGAGGTCGAACGCGGTCGCGCGCTCAAGGACCTGTCCGAAGATCTGGGGCATTCCAGTATGGCCACAACCGACAGCGTGTACGTGCAGACTGAAAATCGAGTGCGTGCACGAAGTGGTAAAGGTCGTAGTGTAAATTGA
- a CDS encoding metalloregulator ArsR/SmtB family transcription factor — MITDNRDLLFKTLADPTRRALFEQLCRDGEQTVGALTALAGVSQPAVSRHLGVLKQAGLVRDRHQGRQTHYSAQPAALSPLLDWTTEMTAFWQRRFDDLEDLLKRMDQ; from the coding sequence ATGATCACAGACAATCGGGACCTGCTCTTCAAAACGCTCGCCGACCCCACGCGGCGCGCGCTGTTTGAACAGCTGTGTCGCGATGGCGAGCAGACCGTCGGCGCACTCACTGCGCTGGCCGGCGTCTCGCAGCCAGCCGTGTCCAGGCACCTCGGGGTCCTCAAGCAGGCCGGACTGGTGCGCGATCGCCACCAGGGGCGCCAGACCCACTACAGCGCGCAGCCCGCAGCGTTATCTCCCCTGCTCGACTGGACCACGGAAATGACCGCTTTCTGGCAGCGGCGGTTTGACGACCTCGAAGACCTGCTCAAAAGGATGGATCAATGA
- a CDS encoding TetR/AcrR family transcriptional regulator, whose amino-acid sequence MARSKEFDRDEVLDSAIEIFREHGYEGSSTVMLVRAMGISKQSTYDTFGDKWKLYCSAVQRYVAGEVAQHLKVLREQPTALAGLEKLIERVILHANHACLGVSSICEFGKSRPELNQIHDAARPVIQQAIVERICQAQEAGEIAADLDPNEAAGFITANIAAIRIAARGEADFRSLTAIGQMTIRALKP is encoded by the coding sequence ATGGCAAGATCAAAAGAGTTTGATAGAGATGAAGTGCTGGATTCCGCTATCGAGATCTTCCGTGAACATGGTTACGAGGGCTCTTCAACGGTAATGCTCGTTCGTGCAATGGGAATTAGTAAGCAGAGCACGTACGACACGTTCGGAGATAAATGGAAACTTTATTGTAGCGCAGTGCAAAGATACGTCGCCGGAGAGGTGGCCCAGCATTTGAAAGTCTTGCGAGAACAGCCGACCGCTCTTGCAGGGCTGGAAAAATTGATTGAGCGTGTCATTTTGCACGCAAATCACGCTTGTCTCGGTGTTAGTTCAATCTGTGAATTCGGTAAAAGCCGTCCGGAATTGAATCAGATTCACGATGCGGCACGACCGGTAATTCAACAAGCCATTGTCGAACGCATATGCCAAGCGCAGGAAGCAGGCGAGATTGCCGCTGATCTGGATCCGAACGAGGCGGCCGGATTTATTACTGCGAATATTGCAGCAATTCGAATCGCAGCGAGGGGAGAAGCTGATTTTCGCAGCCTCACTGCAATCGGCCAGATGACGATTCGGGCCTTAAAGCCATAA
- a CDS encoding structural protein, translating to MRTAVAALVTLAAGAALLFSTRARAATPEPNISQDEIDMTEDTRPRGIRNNNPGNIEAGEPWQGATGDDGRYLVFESPLYGLRALSRTLDTYRSKYGINTVAGIIDRWAPDIENNTAAYIAHVASAVGVAPQEQLQPVHRLPLIAAIVLHENGQQPYSDALIAQAIELARA from the coding sequence ATGCGCACCGCCGTCGCCGCCCTGGTAACCCTCGCAGCCGGCGCGGCGCTGCTGTTCAGCACCCGCGCCCGCGCCGCGACCCCTGAACCAAACATCTCACAGGATGAAATCGACATGACCGAAGACACCCGCCCCCGCGGCATCCGCAACAACAACCCCGGCAATATCGAAGCCGGCGAGCCCTGGCAGGGCGCCACCGGTGACGATGGCCGGTACCTGGTATTCGAATCACCGCTCTACGGCCTGCGCGCGCTGTCGCGCACCCTGGACACCTACCGGAGCAAATATGGCATCAATACTGTGGCGGGCATTATCGACCGCTGGGCGCCGGATATTGAAAACAATACGGCGGCGTACATTGCCCATGTAGCCAGCGCCGTCGGCGTCGCGCCCCAGGAGCAGCTGCAGCCCGTCCACCGTCTGCCGCTGATCGCCGCTATCGTCCTGCACGAAAACGGCCAGCAGCCCTACAGCGATGCCCTGATCGCGCAGGCCATCGAGCTGGCGAGGGCGTAA
- a CDS encoding quinone oxidoreductase translates to MKAVIMSSAGGPDVLQSVKQPDSSPGPGEALVEVAAAGVNFMDVGVRQGKFWSEMPNPKTLGVEGSGRVLAVGEGVDDIAPGQRVAWIYVLGSYAEKVLMPAASLVPVHDGIDDRIAAAVMMQGLTASHFATNFYPIQAGDVALVHAAAGGVGQLLTQIIKLKGGSVIGRVSNQDKVSAAKEAGADHVIVDSKGDFTEEVMRITEHRGVDVVFDGSGPTTFRGSIESLRRAGTLCWYGPAFGAPEPIDLFSLPKSIKIGYANFGDHIYSRDLLLAKAAELFDWIANGKLTVQIGGIYPFSEASRAHADIESRATTGKLLLIP, encoded by the coding sequence ATGAAAGCCGTAATTATGTCGAGCGCGGGTGGGCCGGATGTCTTGCAATCTGTTAAACAGCCCGATTCCTCTCCGGGGCCCGGCGAGGCCTTGGTTGAGGTGGCTGCCGCCGGCGTCAACTTCATGGATGTAGGTGTTCGGCAAGGTAAATTCTGGTCTGAAATGCCCAACCCAAAGACACTGGGCGTAGAAGGTTCAGGACGGGTTTTGGCGGTTGGAGAAGGCGTCGATGACATTGCGCCAGGCCAACGTGTAGCCTGGATTTACGTACTGGGGAGCTATGCGGAGAAAGTACTTATGCCCGCGGCATCCCTTGTACCGGTCCATGATGGGATAGATGACCGTATTGCAGCTGCCGTGATGATGCAGGGGCTTACCGCTAGCCACTTCGCAACGAACTTTTATCCGATACAGGCGGGAGATGTGGCGCTTGTGCATGCAGCGGCTGGCGGAGTTGGACAACTGTTAACGCAGATAATCAAACTGAAAGGGGGCAGTGTGATTGGACGTGTGTCCAACCAGGACAAGGTTTCGGCGGCCAAGGAAGCGGGGGCTGATCACGTTATAGTGGACAGTAAAGGGGATTTCACAGAAGAAGTAATGCGTATAACCGAGCACCGGGGAGTGGATGTTGTTTTCGACGGATCCGGACCAACAACATTCAGGGGATCAATAGAATCCTTGCGTCGTGCGGGAACTCTTTGTTGGTATGGTCCCGCGTTCGGTGCGCCAGAACCTATTGATTTATTCAGCCTGCCAAAGAGCATTAAAATTGGTTATGCAAATTTTGGCGACCATATTTATAGCCGGGATTTACTACTCGCGAAGGCTGCTGAATTGTTCGACTGGATTGCGAATGGCAAGTTAACAGTACAGATCGGCGGTATTTACCCATTTTCGGAGGCGTCGCGTGCGCATGCCGATATTGAAAGCCGGGCAACCACTGGCAAGTTACTGCTTATCCCCTAA
- a CDS encoding SRPBCC domain-containing protein, translating to MNETAMDLRSVVVERQFPYPPEKLWRALTQPHLIEEWLMKNDFVPAVGHTFKLRGDWGGVLDCEVLEVEEHKTLSYTWNHEHEEAAFNLESVVTFTLTAAAGGTLLRMEQRGFHPQQKQAYQGAKQGWRTFFMSLDTLLERQD from the coding sequence ATGAATGAAACCGCGATGGATCTGCGTTCAGTTGTGGTCGAGCGCCAGTTCCCCTACCCGCCGGAAAAGCTCTGGCGCGCCCTGACCCAGCCGCACCTGATCGAGGAGTGGCTGATGAAAAATGATTTTGTGCCCGCTGTGGGCCACACATTCAAGCTGCGAGGTGACTGGGGCGGCGTGCTCGATTGCGAGGTACTTGAGGTGGAGGAGCACAAAACGCTGTCCTACACGTGGAACCACGAACACGAGGAAGCGGCATTCAATCTCGAGAGTGTGGTGACCTTTACGCTCACTGCGGCCGCTGGCGGCACGCTTCTACGTATGGAGCAGCGCGGTTTCCATCCACAACAGAAACAGGCCTATCAGGGGGCCAAGCAGGGCTGGCGGACATTTTTCATGTCACTGGACACGCTGCTGGAACGACAGGATTAG
- a CDS encoding AraC family transcriptional regulator, whose protein sequence is MDKLSSLVSLIAPRGTVDLHCRFSGKWESDHAQVPEGVIPYHVILDGQARLFTTDAQWHLSAGDVVLMPAGSPHRLKGLIESGVEAPLSSRDNGAVTEMVRAGQGVELAMLCGEFRVGAPGALLLEGTPELLRVRTGERADCVELRELMTMLGRESISGQPGSLAIVRELSTTLFTLLLRALVTENEPAPGLLSLMADAKLAPAIAAVLAEPQTNWTNEAMATLCHVSRATFARHFRELYHLAPLEWVTQIRMVLAARLLREKAYGIARIAEECGYQSQAAFSRAFKLHQGHTPGQFRQLHS, encoded by the coding sequence ATGGATAAACTAAGCAGCCTGGTTAGCTTGATCGCCCCGAGAGGCACGGTGGACTTGCACTGCCGCTTCAGCGGCAAATGGGAGAGCGACCATGCACAAGTTCCCGAGGGCGTTATTCCCTATCATGTCATTCTGGATGGACAGGCTCGGCTCTTTACCACCGATGCGCAATGGCACCTGTCGGCCGGCGATGTCGTGTTGATGCCCGCCGGCTCCCCCCACCGGCTCAAAGGTTTGATCGAGAGTGGCGTCGAGGCGCCGTTATCCAGTCGCGATAACGGCGCAGTCACGGAGATGGTACGTGCCGGACAAGGTGTAGAGCTGGCAATGCTCTGCGGCGAGTTCCGGGTGGGCGCGCCCGGCGCCCTGTTACTGGAAGGCACGCCGGAGCTGCTGCGGGTTCGCACCGGGGAGCGCGCCGACTGCGTTGAATTGAGGGAACTGATGACGATGCTGGGACGCGAGAGTATCAGCGGCCAACCCGGCAGCCTGGCCATCGTGCGCGAACTCTCCACAACGCTGTTTACGCTGTTGCTCAGGGCGCTGGTAACTGAAAACGAGCCGGCGCCAGGCCTGTTGAGCCTGATGGCGGACGCCAAGCTTGCTCCGGCGATCGCCGCCGTACTGGCCGAGCCGCAGACAAACTGGACCAATGAGGCCATGGCCACCCTCTGCCATGTTTCCAGGGCCACCTTTGCCCGACATTTCAGGGAACTGTACCACCTGGCGCCACTGGAATGGGTAACCCAGATTCGTATGGTCCTGGCCGCACGTCTCCTTCGGGAAAAAGCCTATGGTATCGCGCGGATTGCCGAAGAGTGCGGTTACCAGTCCCAGGCGGCATTCAGTCGCGCTTTCAAATTGCACCAGGGTCATACGCCAGGCCAGTTTCGGCAACTGCACAGTTGA
- a CDS encoding DoxX family protein, which translates to MSIFLWILQALLALHTAVGAVWKFSNSEQTLPTLSAIPHSAWLALAGFELLCGLGLIVPAFYKPLVFLVPIAALCIAAEMLLFTLFNVFSGTVNFGQITYWLVVAAICVFIAYGRFSLTPLAGAV; encoded by the coding sequence ATGAGTATTTTCTTGTGGATTCTACAGGCCCTGCTTGCCCTGCACACCGCTGTGGGCGCCGTGTGGAAATTTTCCAACTCGGAACAAACCCTGCCCACCCTGAGCGCCATCCCCCACAGCGCCTGGCTGGCGCTGGCCGGGTTTGAGTTACTGTGCGGCCTGGGCCTGATTGTGCCGGCGTTCTACAAACCGTTGGTATTTCTGGTGCCCATCGCGGCGCTGTGTATTGCCGCCGAGATGCTGCTCTTTACCCTGTTCAATGTTTTCTCGGGAACGGTCAATTTTGGCCAGATAACCTACTGGCTGGTAGTGGCGGCAATCTGTGTCTTTATTGCCTATGGCCGCTTTTCGCTGACGCCGCTTGCAGGCGCAGTCTGA
- a CDS encoding major capsid protein P2, which yields MRIDLEMPSFEGVGKGQKGLIKMPIGRRYHSCDLTYSGCTLAEMEFTLKLNGKVFQTFSGAQRDALNQYFGLEAAAGVLHIPFDRQRLLQREQMESTAINTGVADKAGNIIKTFTLEVKVDSGAAGPVALSLDAEMSDPVAGGPGLIPYIHREDRSTAGAGWFTISDFDKNVPERLLLQRATFIPSTGQIDGAEVWRENRAEWQRNTTRNQRKQKNGKRVPQSGYWSIDTEELGFGGNTIPLSLVDQETGQVVQNGVQDFRIKLDASEAMNVTALLETIGVMGR from the coding sequence ATGCGTATCGATTTGGAAATGCCGAGCTTTGAGGGCGTCGGCAAAGGGCAGAAAGGTCTGATCAAGATGCCGATCGGTCGCCGCTATCACAGCTGTGACCTGACCTATTCCGGCTGCACCCTGGCCGAAATGGAGTTCACCCTAAAGCTGAACGGCAAGGTTTTTCAGACCTTCAGCGGTGCCCAGCGCGACGCGCTGAACCAATATTTCGGCCTGGAAGCTGCCGCCGGTGTACTGCACATTCCGTTCGACCGCCAGCGCCTGCTGCAGCGCGAACAGATGGAATCCACCGCGATTAACACCGGCGTCGCCGACAAGGCCGGGAACATCATCAAAACGTTCACGCTAGAGGTGAAAGTGGATTCGGGCGCGGCCGGCCCGGTTGCCCTGAGCCTGGATGCCGAAATGTCCGATCCGGTCGCCGGTGGCCCGGGCCTGATTCCGTACATCCACCGCGAAGACCGCAGCACCGCCGGTGCCGGCTGGTTCACGATCTCCGACTTCGACAAGAATGTCCCGGAGCGCCTGCTGCTGCAGCGCGCCACTTTCATTCCGTCCACCGGTCAGATCGACGGCGCCGAAGTGTGGCGCGAGAACCGCGCGGAGTGGCAGCGCAACACCACCCGCAACCAGCGCAAGCAGAAAAACGGCAAGCGCGTGCCGCAATCTGGATACTGGAGCATCGACACCGAGGAACTCGGCTTCGGTGGCAACACTATTCCGCTATCCCTGGTGGATCAGGAAACCGGACAGGTGGTGCAAAACGGCGTTCAGGACTTCCGCATCAAGCTCGATGCGTCCGAAGCCATGAACGTGACCGCACTGCTGGAAACCATCGGCGTAATGGGCCGATAA